One part of the Ancylomarina subtilis genome encodes these proteins:
- a CDS encoding head GIN domain-containing protein: MKQINRISLFLIAIILGTTSCINAQFSGEKGNGNVVKQDREVGHFTAISAGTGLDVFVVQGDKEAITVETDENLQDNIITEVRGNKLVVKVEDRIRRAKAMSVYITLVDVNEIHISSGCDFETKSTINAKNLDIEVSSGADAKLDIHADQLSCSVSSGADADLWGTANYFYGKASSGSDLNARELSAKVCKAKASSGADVTVNATEEIDASASSGGDVNYYGNPSKVDVNTSSGGDVNRR, from the coding sequence ATGAAACAAATTAACCGAATTAGTTTATTCCTAATCGCTATTATATTAGGAACAACATCGTGCATAAACGCTCAATTTTCTGGCGAAAAAGGTAATGGGAATGTCGTAAAACAAGACAGAGAGGTTGGACATTTCACAGCTATTTCAGCAGGTACAGGTCTGGATGTTTTTGTCGTGCAAGGCGATAAAGAAGCCATCACTGTTGAAACTGACGAAAACTTACAGGACAATATTATTACAGAAGTTCGAGGAAATAAATTAGTTGTCAAAGTTGAAGACCGTATTCGCAGAGCAAAAGCGATGTCGGTATATATTACTTTAGTTGATGTCAACGAAATTCACATTTCAAGTGGTTGCGATTTTGAAACAAAATCGACCATTAATGCCAAAAACTTAGATATTGAAGTTAGCTCAGGTGCCGATGCAAAACTGGATATTCACGCTGACCAGCTTTCTTGTTCTGTAAGCTCAGGTGCTGATGCTGACCTTTGGGGTACTGCCAACTATTTTTATGGAAAAGCAAGTAGTGGTAGCGATTTAAATGCTCGTGAACTAAGCGCTAAAGTTTGCAAAGCAAAAGCATCGAGTGGTGCCGATGTTACAGTTAATGCAACCGAAGAAATTGATGCCTCAGCAAGCTCAGGTGGAGATGTAAACTATTATGGAAATCCGTCAAAAGTTGACGTAAATACCTCAAGCGGTGGAGATGTTAATCGACGCTAA